One window of Methanobrevibacter sp. genomic DNA carries:
- a CDS encoding glutathione peroxidase yields MSVYDFEVKDGEGNDVSLSQYDGKVLLIVNSATKCGFTPQYTELNEIYSEFNEKGFEILDFPCNQFGKQAPGSTEEITEVCRSKWLVPYTIFDKIDVNGENASPLFEYLKNEQGFTGFTGRGAGKLKLVVKMMDRHYKDNNDIKWNFTKFLVDRQGNVVRRFEPTEDLGDVKEAIKALL; encoded by the coding sequence ATGTCAGTATATGATTTTGAAGTAAAAGACGGTGAAGGAAACGATGTTTCACTTTCCCAATACGATGGAAAAGTACTTTTAATTGTAAACTCAGCAACAAAATGCGGATTCACACCGCAATACACAGAATTAAACGAAATCTATAGTGAATTCAACGAAAAAGGTTTTGAAATCCTTGATTTTCCATGCAACCAGTTTGGAAAACAGGCACCAGGATCAACTGAAGAAATCACAGAAGTCTGCCGTTCAAAATGGCTGGTGCCATACACAATCTTTGATAAGATAGATGTAAACGGTGAAAATGCTTCTCCATTATTTGAATATCTTAAAAATGAACAGGGATTTACAGGTTTTACCGGCAGAGGTGCCGGAAAGCTCAAGCTTGTTGTAAAGATGATGGACAGACATTACAAAGACAACAATGATATCAAATGGAACTTTACCAAATTTTTAGTTGACCGTCAAGGCAATGTTGTGCGCAGATTCGAGCCGACAGAAGATTTGGGTGATGTAAAAGAAGCTATTAAAGCTCTTTTATAA
- a CDS encoding cation diffusion facilitator family transporter, producing MTRQAKIVKTSIIGIVVNLILVAFKAVIGVLTNSIAITLDAVNNLTDALSSIITIIGAKLAGRAPDKNHPYGYGRIEYFSSVIIAAIVLWAGITALMESWPKIFTPDVTNYTTVSLIIIAVAVVVKFVLGQYVKKVGEDINSQALVASGSDAFFDAILSLSTLIAAIISIFFNISLEGILGVIISFVIIKASIDMLKETLDSMIGARVDSELSKKIKDSIREIPGIYGAYDLSLHNYGPEDMQGSVHVEIDDTLTALEIHKLTREIQTKIFQEFSIALTVGIYARNDKFKEVRNDLYDIASKYEEVLEIHGFIVLEEQNTVMFDIIVDFDADRNRIKNEIMDEIKSRHPQFDYQMIDDYDISD from the coding sequence ATGACAAGACAAGCAAAGATTGTTAAAACTAGTATAATCGGAATTGTAGTCAATCTTATTCTGGTCGCTTTTAAAGCTGTCATTGGAGTTTTAACAAATTCCATTGCTATTACTTTGGATGCGGTCAATAACCTGACTGATGCATTGTCATCCATTATTACAATCATAGGTGCAAAGCTTGCAGGCAGGGCTCCTGATAAAAATCACCCTTACGGTTACGGACGTATTGAGTATTTTTCATCAGTTATCATCGCAGCCATTGTCTTATGGGCAGGTATTACTGCACTTATGGAATCATGGCCTAAGATATTCACACCTGATGTTACAAACTATACCACCGTTTCACTCATCATAATCGCAGTTGCGGTAGTCGTCAAGTTTGTTTTAGGCCAATACGTAAAAAAAGTGGGTGAAGACATCAACTCACAGGCATTGGTTGCATCAGGAAGTGATGCATTTTTCGATGCAATTCTTTCACTTTCCACTTTAATAGCTGCGATAATATCAATATTTTTCAATATTTCTCTTGAAGGAATATTGGGAGTTATCATATCCTTTGTAATTATCAAGGCAAGTATTGATATGTTAAAGGAAACTCTTGACAGCATGATTGGTGCCAGAGTTGATTCAGAATTATCAAAAAAGATAAAGGATTCAATCCGTGAAATTCCGGGAATCTACGGAGCGTATGATTTGAGCCTTCACAACTATGGGCCTGAGGACATGCAGGGGTCAGTGCATGTTGAAATTGATGACACTCTAACTGCTCTTGAAATTCATAAGCTGACACGGGAAATTCAGACTAAAATATTTCAGGAATTCTCAATTGCCCTTACAGTTGGAATTTATGCAAGGAACGATAAATTCAAAGAGGTTCGAAATGACCTGTATGATATTGCCTCAAAATATGAAGAAGTGCTTGAAATTCATGGATTTATCGTTTTAGAAGAGCAAAATACTGTGATGTTTGACATCATTGTTGATTTTGATGCTGACAGAAACAGAATCAAAAATGAAATTATGGATGAAATAAAATCAAGACATCCTCAATTTGACTATCAGATGATTGATGATTACGACATAAGCGATTAA
- a CDS encoding transposase yields MNINYGLMVRLYPDEDMKIKFNQNIGNSRFTWNKLLENYQNTYKLFKSHGYTKLKSNMTTFNAMLGMLKKEHDFLYLSESSSLQQVYRDLINAYKKFFNGECSYPRFKSKKRDKKSFRIQNNHNIKIKDNTIILPKLGETHYRTSKKYHEKLKNVKINSVTIKLENGKYYAVFNIETEISEFPKTYKFVGIDLGMRTLATLDNGLKIANLDVIYEESMIKKYQKRLSRKKYQSNRYKKTLKTYWKWVDQKKNKINDYYHKITTQIVKKYDIIILEDLDIKGMFQNPHNSQKLQRIVWGKFVEMLKYKAEIYGKTIRQINRWYPSSKNCSNCGYYYKDLQQDETEWKCPQCHTVHDRDLNAGKNILKQGLIDLIDETMNLWDRGDSTVILLSFESTSP; encoded by the coding sequence ATGAATATTAATTATGGTTTGATGGTTAGGTTGTATCCTGATGAGGATATGAAGATTAAATTTAATCAGAATATAGGCAATTCCAGATTTACATGGAATAAACTCTTAGAAAACTATCAGAACACATATAAACTATTTAAATCCCATGGTTACACTAAGCTTAAATCCAATATGACCACTTTTAATGCCATGCTAGGTATGCTCAAAAAAGAACATGATTTTCTATACTTAAGCGAATCATCAAGCCTACAACAGGTTTACAGGGATTTAATCAATGCCTATAAAAAGTTTTTCAATGGCGAATGTAGTTATCCGAGATTTAAATCTAAAAAACGTGATAAAAAGTCATTCAGAATACAAAACAACCATAATATAAAAATCAAGGATAATACAATTATTTTACCAAAATTAGGAGAGACACATTACAGGACAAGTAAAAAATATCATGAAAAATTAAAAAACGTTAAAATCAATAGTGTAACAATCAAATTAGAAAATGGAAAATATTACGCCGTATTTAACATTGAAACCGAAATATCCGAATTTCCTAAAACATATAAATTCGTGGGAATCGATTTAGGTATGAGAACACTAGCAACACTCGACAACGGACTAAAAATAGCCAATTTAGACGTAATATACGAGGAAAGCATGATCAAAAAATACCAAAAAAGATTATCACGAAAAAAATACCAAAGCAACCGCTATAAAAAAACATTAAAAACCTACTGGAAATGGGTAGACCAAAAAAAGAACAAAATCAATGACTACTACCACAAAATAACAACACAAATCGTTAAAAAATACGACATAATCATACTCGAAGACTTAGACATAAAAGGAATGTTTCAAAACCCCCATAATAGTCAAAAATTACAAAGAATCGTATGGGGAAAATTTGTTGAAATGCTCAAATACAAAGCCGAAATATACGGAAAAACAATAAGACAAATCAACAGATGGTACCCATCAAGCAAAAACTGCAGCAACTGCGGATACTACTACAAAGACCTACAACAAGATGAAACAGAATGGAAATGCCCACAATGCCATACCGTACATGACAGAGACCTCAATGCAGGTAAAAACATTCTTAAACAAGGATTAATCGACCTAATCGATGAAACAATGAACCTCTGGGACAGGGGAGATAGCACGGTAATTCTACTCTCATTTGAGAGTACTAGCCCGTGA
- the mtxX gene encoding methanogenesis marker protein Mmp4/MtxX yields MKTIAIGVGENENIIQACHIFKEKHPKTDIKLIYSDEDLVKSVLDKNIDAVVRGSLPASNIMQELKQHYPNLSRATYVNGDEYEFLLSPVGIDEGMNVEERYEITLNCIDFLKKVGKEPKIAILAEGRKDDFGRGKEVSNSIEESEKLTQLIKENTSEEVQNYYILIEKAINSKSNIIIAPNGRVGNIIFRALVLLNSWPSYGAVTFGIDRVYIDTSRDQSIDGYVRSLILANDLSK; encoded by the coding sequence ATGAAAACAATAGCTATTGGTGTTGGTGAAAATGAAAATATAATTCAAGCTTGTCATATTTTCAAAGAAAAGCACCCAAAAACGGACATAAAACTAATATATAGTGATGAAGACTTAGTAAAATCAGTTTTAGATAAAAATATTGATGCGGTTGTACGTGGATCACTTCCAGCATCCAATATTATGCAGGAACTCAAACAGCATTACCCTAATCTGTCAAGAGCCACCTATGTCAATGGGGACGAATATGAATTTCTATTGTCACCTGTCGGCATTGACGAAGGGATGAATGTTGAAGAAAGATATGAGATTACATTAAATTGCATAGACTTTCTAAAAAAAGTCGGAAAAGAACCTAAAATTGCAATACTAGCAGAAGGAAGAAAAGACGACTTCGGAAGAGGGAAAGAAGTTTCCAATTCAATTGAGGAAAGTGAAAAATTAACACAACTCATCAAAGAAAACACCTCCGAAGAAGTACAAAATTACTACATACTAATCGAAAAAGCAATAAACAGCAAATCAAACATAATCATTGCACCTAATGGTAGAGTGGGAAACATAATCTTTAGAGCACTCGTTTTACTTAACTCATGGCCAAGTTATGGTGCAGTAACATTCGGAATAGACAGAGTTTACATTGATACAAGTCGAGACCAAAGTATAGATGGATATGTCCGCAGTTTAATATTAGCTAATGATTTGTCAAAATAA
- the uppS gene encoding polyprenyl diphosphate synthase: MAENILYRLYEWYITRDLKPEKMPKHVAIIMDGNRRYSKLQGNIDVVKGHEIGVDTLENVLDWSIELGIEIITVYAFSTENFNRPQHEVEGLMNLFVKNFKRLVNHEKILKNEVKVKVVGKTELLPENVREAIKEAEDATAHFNKRLFNIAIGYDGRLEIIDSFKKIIEQVQAGEITIDDVDEDLVSKNLYTGGLDDPNLIIRTSGEERLSGFLLWQSSYSELYFCETLWPELRKVDFIRAIRSYQERERRFGV, translated from the coding sequence ATGGCAGAGAACATACTTTATCGATTATATGAATGGTACATTACTCGTGACTTAAAACCGGAAAAGATGCCCAAACACGTTGCCATCATTATGGACGGTAACAGAAGATATTCTAAACTGCAAGGAAACATTGACGTTGTTAAAGGACATGAAATTGGAGTGGACACATTAGAAAATGTTTTGGACTGGAGTATTGAGCTTGGCATTGAGATAATAACAGTTTACGCTTTTTCAACCGAAAACTTTAACAGACCTCAGCATGAAGTGGAAGGACTGATGAACCTGTTTGTTAAAAACTTCAAAAGACTTGTTAACCATGAAAAGATACTTAAAAATGAAGTTAAAGTAAAAGTTGTCGGAAAAACCGAACTGTTGCCTGAAAATGTTCGTGAAGCAATTAAAGAAGCTGAAGATGCAACAGCTCATTTTAATAAAAGATTATTTAACATAGCTATTGGATATGATGGACGTTTGGAAATCATAGATTCTTTTAAAAAGATTATAGAACAGGTACAGGCCGGTGAAATCACCATAGATGATGTTGATGAAGACCTTGTAAGCAAAAACCTCTACACCGGAGGACTTGATGACCCTAATTTAATTATCCGTACCAGTGGAGAGGAACGTTTAAGCGGATTTTTACTCTGGCAATCATCATACTCAGAACTGTACTTCTGCGAAACATTATGGCCGGAACTTAGAAAAGTTGATTTCATAAGGGCAATCAGGTCATATCAGGAAAGGGAACGCAGATTCGGTGTATAA
- a CDS encoding TatD family hydrolase, producing the protein MIDTHCHIDFEDFDVDREEVIKRAKDKLDHVIVSGYSNDSNMDVLKLSKDYEGFIYPTFGFHPVSSQNATEKDIETAHENIRKHINNIVAIGEVGMDYYYVTDKALRERQQEIFRSFLDLANEYKVPIVMHVRDCEKKAVNIIEEYDEIPYFVFHCYGGSLKTAKRIMNRDDSYMSFSTMLCYSKHHQDLIEKINLDYVLTETDSPYLAMTKEERNEPVNVVNAVLKIAEIKNMDVETVDEITTNNARKIFKI; encoded by the coding sequence ATGATTGATACACATTGCCATATTGATTTTGAAGACTTCGACGTTGACCGTGAAGAAGTCATAAAAAGAGCTAAAGACAAACTTGACCATGTAATCGTTTCAGGATACAGCAACGACAGTAACATGGATGTTTTAAAGCTTTCTAAAGATTATGAAGGTTTCATTTATCCTACTTTTGGTTTTCATCCCGTAAGCTCACAGAATGCAACTGAAAAGGATATTGAAACTGCGCATGAAAATATTCGCAAGCATATCAATAACATTGTTGCAATCGGTGAAGTCGGAATGGATTACTATTATGTTACTGACAAGGCTTTGCGTGAAAGACAGCAGGAAATTTTTAGAAGCTTTTTAGACCTTGCAAATGAATATAAAGTCCCGATTGTGATGCATGTAAGGGATTGTGAGAAAAAAGCAGTAAATATCATTGAAGAATATGATGAAATACCTTATTTTGTTTTCCACTGTTATGGTGGAAGCCTAAAGACTGCAAAAAGAATAATGAATCGTGACGATTCATATATGAGCTTTTCAACAATGTTATGCTATTCAAAGCACCACCAGGATTTGATTGAAAAGATAAATCTTGATTATGTTTTAACCGAAACTGACAGTCCGTATCTTGCAATGACCAAAGAGGAACGTAACGAACCAGTTAATGTTGTTAATGCAGTTTTAAAAATTGCTGAGATAAAAAATATGGATGTTGAGACTGTTGATGAGATAACTACCAACAATGCTCGAAAAATTTTTAAAATCTAA
- a CDS encoding tRNA-dihydrouridine synthase, protein MKDIFDECQFGDLKLKSRIVRTGLWESQIRQHGYLKPEVFLRYERLAKNHAGLIITELISLYPHDKFSDYSHSPNYPLFMKDFKTLTDIVHEYEVPIFAQIAFANCNVNGKQMIGVNDLTIEDIRQIQSDYIIAARKIHFSGFDGIQLNIGNNYFLSKVIDASENKRDDNYGGSVFNRLRMIIELIQAIKKTTSLHVNCRFNINPQNPQESLEIAQTLEKYGADSLQVTKPSSPQFFTKENSDKEALFELTDKISCEVDIPVILGGGLSDMAGINELINKTDIEYVSMHRPFVFNPTFLTQWFGDGEGESGCTKCNNCYWKKTSTCHMTADD, encoded by the coding sequence ATGAAAGATATTTTCGATGAATGTCAATTTGGAGACTTGAAACTCAAAAGCCGCATTGTAAGGACAGGTTTGTGGGAATCACAGATAAGACAACACGGCTATCTGAAACCTGAAGTGTTTTTAAGATATGAAAGACTTGCAAAAAATCATGCTGGATTAATAATAACTGAACTGATTTCTCTTTATCCTCATGACAAGTTCAGTGATTATTCACACAGTCCGAACTATCCTCTTTTCATGAAGGATTTCAAAACACTGACTGATATTGTACACGAGTATGAGGTTCCTATTTTTGCCCAGATTGCCTTTGCAAACTGCAATGTTAACGGCAAACAGATGATTGGCGTTAATGATTTGACCATTGAAGATATAAGGCAAATTCAGTCCGATTATATTATTGCTGCCCGTAAAATTCATTTCTCAGGTTTTGACGGCATTCAGTTGAACATTGGAAATAATTATTTCCTGTCTAAGGTAATTGATGCCAGTGAAAACAAAAGGGATGACAATTATGGAGGATCTGTTTTCAACCGATTGAGAATGATTATAGAATTGATTCAGGCAATCAAAAAAACAACTTCACTTCATGTTAACTGCCGATTCAATATCAATCCTCAAAATCCACAGGAGTCATTGGAGATTGCTCAAACACTTGAAAAATATGGTGCCGATAGTCTTCAGGTTACAAAACCTTCCTCTCCACAATTTTTCACAAAAGAAAATTCAGATAAGGAAGCATTATTTGAATTGACTGACAAGATATCTTGTGAAGTAGATATTCCAGTTATTTTAGGTGGCGGATTGTCTGATATGGCAGGCATCAATGAATTGATTAACAAAACAGATATTGAATATGTTTCAATGCACAGGCCTTTTGTATTTAATCCGACATTTTTAACACAGTGGTTTGGGGATGGTGAAGGTGAATCAGGCTGTACAAAATGCAATAACTGTTACTGGAAAAAGACAAGCACATGTCATATGACTGCAGATGATTAG
- a CDS encoding carboxymuconolactone decarboxylase family protein, translating into MSRYEKGKKCIESIQEKSVEEIFKDLEDIAPDLSRFVIEYPYAEIYTREEVDLKTREICTVAALTVLGTIPQLKEHINAALNVGNTPTEIVEIMMQMSAYCGFPKAINALMAAKEVFTDRDLL; encoded by the coding sequence ATGTCACGATATGAGAAAGGTAAAAAGTGTATTGAAAGCATTCAGGAAAAGTCAGTTGAAGAAATATTCAAGGATCTGGAGGATATTGCTCCGGATTTATCAAGATTTGTCATTGAATATCCATATGCTGAAATATATACCCGAGAGGAAGTGGATTTGAAAACACGTGAAATCTGTACTGTTGCAGCACTGACAGTTCTTGGAACAATCCCTCAATTGAAAGAGCACATCAACGCAGCATTGAACGTTGGAAATACTCCAACAGAAATTGTGGAAATAATGATGCAGATGAGCGCATACTGTGGTTTTCCAAAAGCCATCAATGCTCTAATGGCTGCAAAAGAAGTATTTACAGATAGAGATTTATTATGA